The following proteins come from a genomic window of Nothobranchius furzeri strain GRZ-AD chromosome 1, NfurGRZ-RIMD1, whole genome shotgun sequence:
- the LOC139061562 gene encoding T-cell surface antigen CD2-like, which produces MEAGLLLLLMMMGVFQAVETFCDGRQDGAQCVGALGGAVDIQLVDNAAEIPRLDWKKDGSFIVLWISNNNKTIIRDNRVTFIPSTGTVRINNLIRQDSGQYELQNFNSNRSLKANRTLLLSVEAGVSSVQLVSECWSQGQMQVSCSSEEGDSPQYSWTLDGHTLTDSELFSGNSQTNIIVLRQNISGRLVCSVRNRVSESSREKDISTCGPPSPLLICGLRFLLVVLLLLSICLYFTWRKKKDEKDKSSADSEDRDNSVMMVEMSSAS; this is translated from the exons ATGGAGGCtggactgctgctgctgctgatgatgatgggggTCTTTCAGG CTGTAGAAACTTTCTGTGACGGCAGACAGGATGGAGCTCAGTGTGTCGGAGCTTTAGGAGGAGCTGTGGATATCCAGCTGGTGGACAACGCTGCAGAGATACCCAGATTAGACTGGAAAAAGGATGGCTCGTTTATAGTCCTGTGGATAAGTAACAATAATAAAACTATCATAAGGGACAACAGAGTCACTTTTATTCCCAGTACTGGAACAGTTAGGATCAATAACCTGATCAGGCAAGACAGTGGACAATATGAACTTCAGAACTTTAATTCAAACAGAAGTTTAAAAGCAAACAGGACTCTACTGTTGTCTGTTGAAG CTGGTGTGTCGTCTGTCCAGCTGGTCTCCGAGTGTTGGTCCCAGGGACAGATGCAGGTGTCCTGCTCCTCTGAGGAAGGGGACAGTCCTCAGTACAGCTGGACTCTGGATGGACACACACTGACAGACTCTGAGCTCTTCTCTGGAAATAGTCAGACTAACATCATCGTTCTGAGACAAAATATCTCGGGACGTCTGGTCTGTTCAGTCAGGAACCGAGTCAGTGAGTCCTCCAGAGAAAAGGACATATCTACCTGTG GGCCTCCTTCACCTTTACTCATATGTGGATTACGATTTCTCCTGGTTGTTCTCCTGCTCCTCAGCATCTGTCTCTATTTCACGTGGAGgaaaaagaaagatgaaaaaGATAAAAGTTCTGCAGACTCAGAGGATCGAGACAACTCTGTGATGATGGTTGAAATGAGTTCTGCTTCTTAA